TCCAAAGGGAGCAGCACTTTCATAGGAAAATTAAGGTATGTTCATCCAGGATGTTATTTGGTTGGTTCATTATCTTCTAGGTGTAAAGTCACCATCTTGGTTTCCCTAATGGCAGATCAAACTTTTTGGGTACCAAGTTCACAATCTATGATGGGCAGCCTCCGATTGCTGGAGCCAGAGTAACTAAATGTCGCTCCTCCAGGCTAGTTAACTTGAAACAAGTCTCCCCTAGAGTTCCAACTGGCAACTATCCTGTTGCCCACATCTCTTACGAGTTGAATGTCTTGGGCTCTAGGTAACAGTGTTTCTGAAATTTCCCATTCATCTTCTCTGAATACAAATGTGGATCATTATAATACTACATTGTTGTAATTATTCAGCTGCCATGGTGTTATTCTTTTTTACTAGccaaatgtatatatatttgaataataggGGTCCAAGGAGGATGCAATGTGTAATGGATGCCATTTCTGTCTCTGCTATCGAACCAGGGGGTGTGGCCCCCACACAGACTGAATTTCTTCACAGCAATGTGGATGCCTTCtcttccatttcttttttcagatcAAAATCAACTCGCTCAGAGAATTTTCAATCTGGACCTCTGACTGGCCAGAAAGATGAAATGTTGGTGTTGAGAAACAAGGCCCCAAGGTGGCATGAACAACTCCAGTGCTGGTGTCTAAACTTCAATGGACGGGTAACAGTTGCTTCAGTTAAGAATTTTCAATTGGTTGCTTCCTTGGAAAATGAAGCTGTTGGGCAGGAGCATGAGAATGTTATTTTACAGTTTGGAAAAGTGGGAAAAGATGTATTCACCATGGATTATCAATATCCAATCTCAGCTTTCCAGGCATTTGCCATCTGCCTTAGCAGCTTTGACACTAAGATTGCCTGTGAATGACTGACAAGCAGGTGTGTGCGTGTATGCAGAACTATTTTCTGGTCATTGAAGGAGTACTTTATGCATGATCTGAACCTAGGACATATAAGAGTTCATTAACCGCTTCATTTTGCTTAAACATCAGTTTGAAAAAATCTGTAGCAATTTGTTGATGAATTAAATTCTGATCTTGCTTTGAACTGTGAAATAAAATTGATCAATGGGAATTATTGTTTCCTGGAGGTAAGATTTGTGAGACCTTGTCTAATGCTTACATTTGCTTTTGCAGTTGTCCGTTGATTACTGAAGTCATATGATTTGGTCAATTGCAATAATTACCTGCCAATCTCACCATTTTTTCGCCCAGTTTTCAGTAGAGTAGTATATGTTTATGGATATCAAGTGACTCatcttatttattgttttttgccTGACGGGTGTTCCCAAGTGCGATAAAAGTTGGTTGGGAAGCCAGTTAGATTTCCTATATAATGCTGAACATTGTGCTGCTAGGTAATTTGATCTATGCTATTTAATCCGTGTGATTGTtaggttttattataatttttccctGTACATAACCCTTCCATCCTCTGGATAATTTTGTGTGAGAAATCGGACTACCGAAGATTTTGTAAgtccattttttatttgacataTGGGTTTACCTTTCCTGTCAATCGAGCAATTCAGGAGATTCTAGTATTGGCTAAACACGTGAGACCCCATGACAtgagtaaatttatttttggatatGATATGTGTAATTATCAAGCAGTCGGGCAGGATTTATCTATGAAAAATTTCAAGTCCAGTTAAGATTATGGTGGCCTTTAACCATTGTGTTTGGAGGATTAATCACCTAGTAGCAGCTATAGATAAGGATCATTATCCAAAGACAGTATTATCTCAGGCTAGTTAGCATGTCAAAACTCAAAATATAACCCAATTTATTTTCACAAGGAATCTTATTTATGGCCGAATGATAGGTGCATAATACCAAAAACTTCCATAACATGAAGACGTCTACAAAAAGAACTGTGATTGAGATGGAAGAAGCAGTTGATGATATTGATAACAGTATTTTATGAAGCATATAAGTAAAAAGAGGCCTCCCTGGATGAGAAAACGTTTCTTCTTCAGACTTGGAGAAGGACATTTacaacaacaataattaaaaaattaaaaccataGATATAAACAGTGAATAACGTAtccaatttatttaataaagcaCATATGATTTTAGTCTGTAGCAACTgaaggaaatgaaaataaaattacagtGACTGACAGGTTCCAATTATCACCAGGAGAAACGATCCTGGTGCTTGCGAACTCAGATATATATCAAAAGGGGCGGGGGCCAAATGGACCAGGAGGACCACCGGGCCTACCAAAACAGTCCTGTAGCATCCAACAACAGCATAGACAGTAGAGACTGCAATTCCAAATCCAAAAGAATTGAACAAGTAGAATGAGATAGTGTCTAAATGTAATGTAAACCCCGTACtcctatttattaatttactgGAAACAATGGATCATGGATGTAAATGGACTTACCAAGAAGAAATCATGTTGCATATACCATTGAAGAACCCACCAAAAAATCCACCTCCAGGTCCCGGCCAGAATCCAGGGCCTCCACCCCACGGTCCGCCAGGTCCAGGCCCCCATCCAGGCCCCCCAGGTCCTCCAGGTCCAGGACCCCAGCCACCGCCGGGGCCTCCAGGTCCACCAGGTCCCATCGTACTCAAATATTTGACACTCTTAAACTGATGCTGAAACAATGCCGAGGTTAGCGTCTCTGGATACAGGCACTCTTAAAATGCACGCACATTCCTTTTCCCTTAAGTTAAACCAACTTCTCTCATAAAAACCTAACATTCCCTGAGCTATTCTTCTTTCAACTACCCTTCAAATGTATTCCTTAGCCGTGTTAAATTAGTGATGTCATCTGCGACGCGTAGCCGAATACTTAATCCTCTGTCCCTATCTTGCCCCATTACAGGAATGACATTGAATTCCTGATCCTTTTCCGcggaaaaaattttcttctttttccatcCCTTTTCCATCCatgcaaaaaaataatgaaatatttttggaACATATTTGTAATATCTATCCAAATTTTGGTTGTAGGGGAATCTCTTCCCTTGTTCGGGGAGTAATCAACGACACTTAAATTCGTTAATTTCATTTGTACTTAGCCCATTCCATTGGGTGTGAGCCTGGGTCTACCAGGCGGTTGGTAGTTGGGGATGagttattgttatttaattggATGGTTTCATTTCAATTCAGTCCAATCAATGTCACCGACTCCACTTCCACTTCCATTTCTTCACCTCTTGTTTGTTATAAAACCttataatcaaacaaatgaTCGCATGGTAATTCATTGCTCGGAACCAGTTGACAGTTATGTATGAACCATGTACTTCTACAGTGCATGAATATTTGCTTGATGGATCTTTTTTCTGGATGCCGGAATTGTGTTACTTCAAATGATCCTTGATCACCATTCACCGGCCTTATATCTCTTTCTACACCAACATCCATCTACCTCAAGTAAATTCTTCATCTACACTTTGTACCAGATAATTTCAGATTTCAGACCAATACAAGCTTACAATGTATCAGCATAAAAATTGCTAATTCTGAGATTTTCAAGAAACAATACTTAAGCAAAGTATACACATGAAAACACACGGCGAAGGCTTGCTCTAATTAAACGGCAACATCATGCCAAACAGAGACCACACCAGCCATTTAAAACAACTCATTTGATCATCCACTAGAGATTTCAAACCGAAGTGACAGACTATGACTGCTCCAATTAGGGTTTCCTTCCGTAAGtacatatatacatttattatcttttaaggGACTTTTCAGTGATACCCCCTAAAGGCTTTATATTTCCTCGAATACCCTGAAATTACAGCATTTACAATAATCAATCACATTCAGTAAGTATCAGTAGTAGTTGGCCAGTTGCCTTTGTGGAGACGGACAGAGTGGTCCAAGATGAAGGCATGGATCATTATGGGCTGTATATTGTTGGGCTAAGACGTTTGCAGCCTATGCCATGTAAGTACAGATACCCTGGTAGAAATGGTGGGAGAAAATATGtgattaaatcttaattaattactcGATTTAAATGAGGTTAATAGAAATTACTGGAAAAAAAACATGATAGTCGAGCAGAAATATGAATTGGAAGAGAAAATGGTGAAATGGGCCTTAATTTGATCCCCTTTCGATAAAGATAAGTAGTAAAAGTATACAATTGACAGAATCACAACACAAGCACTGGATTGAACTATGAACTATTTGTGTCGAGCATTCAGCAACCAATGGTCCCATTCTAAAACAAGATCGAGTTAATTGGAGGAAGTCTGGTCCAATCATCTTTTGTTGCCGTATATTGACAATGTTCAAAAAGTTACCACCAAATACTTGACCaagt
This sequence is a window from Mangifera indica cultivar Alphonso chromosome 5, CATAS_Mindica_2.1, whole genome shotgun sequence. Protein-coding genes within it:
- the LOC123217571 gene encoding tubby-like F-box protein 3 isoform X1; its protein translation is MSFKSILQDVKGELGNISRKGFDVKFGYGMRSRSHRVVQDTSVVVDAFRQSSWANMPPELLRDVLMRIEASEISWPPRRNVVACAGVCRSWREIMKEIVKTLEVSGKLTFPISLKQPGPRNTLLQCYIKRNRSNQTYYLYLNLNQAASNDDGKFLLAAKKCRRPTCTDYIISLNCDDVSKGSSTFIGKLRSNFLGTKFTIYDGQPPIAGARVTKCRSSRLVNLKQVSPRVPTGNYPVAHISYELNVLGSRGPRRMQCVMDAISVSAIEPGGVAPTQTEFLHSNVDAFSSISFFRSKSTRSENFQSGPLTGQKDEMLVLRNKAPRWHEQLQCWCLNFNGRVTVASVKNFQLVASLENEAVGQEHENVILQFGKVGKDVFTMDYQYPISAFQAFAICLSSFDTKIACE
- the LOC123217571 gene encoding tubby-like F-box protein 3 isoform X2; this translates as MSFKSILQDVKGELGNISRKGFDVKFGYGMRSRSHRVVQDTSVVVDAFRQSSWANMPPELLRDVLMRIEASEISWPPRRNVVACAGVCRSWREIMKEIVKTLEVSGKLTFPISLKQPGPRNTLLQCYIKRNRSNQTYYLYLNLNQASNDDGKFLLAAKKCRRPTCTDYIISLNCDDVSKGSSTFIGKLRSNFLGTKFTIYDGQPPIAGARVTKCRSSRLVNLKQVSPRVPTGNYPVAHISYELNVLGSRGPRRMQCVMDAISVSAIEPGGVAPTQTEFLHSNVDAFSSISFFRSKSTRSENFQSGPLTGQKDEMLVLRNKAPRWHEQLQCWCLNFNGRVTVASVKNFQLVASLENEAVGQEHENVILQFGKVGKDVFTMDYQYPISAFQAFAICLSSFDTKIACE
- the LOC123216055 gene encoding putative polyketide hydroxylase, which gives rise to MGPGGPGGPGGGWGPGPGGPGGPGWGPGPGGPWGGGPGFWPGPGGGFFGGFFNGICNMISSCLYCLCCCWMLQDCFGRPGGPPGPFGPRPF